In Cicer arietinum cultivar CDC Frontier isolate Library 1 chromosome 7, Cicar.CDCFrontier_v2.0, whole genome shotgun sequence, a single window of DNA contains:
- the LOC101504107 gene encoding BTB/POZ domain-containing protein At3g50780, translating into MGDIRLNNRVDQGQTKIKNVPIAVTPEGFWCCPSPVVFQKSLIKNQNPLNKTKPSSPPPPPPKTSVQKKAVPVAVTVTERRGSTHASSRLVISDDQQCSIDSERVSAGTSLAGERVSSRPKIETMPRKVAIEFGEPGTCDMKVVLLGKQGFSVKLSVHRDVLIEKSSFFSEKLSEQSDLSCLQVGDCEDVEIYVETVGLMYCKEMKQRLMKQNVSRILRILKVAEFLGFSSCIQSCLEYLEAVPWVGDEEEEKVVSTVLQLQGEGIGVNPVLKRVSSDISNVPKDTLSLIIELVLKSNEEKGRREMKSIVLKLLRENNSLPSYARSNDICNDMIYRSCRSCVDSLLSLFKQVAEPSFAEKPSNERDSVVKHIALEADNISWLLDILIDKQAADEFALIWANQHELASLHAKLPIVSRYHVSCISGRLYVGIGRGELLPSKETRQLLLQTWLQPLMNDYNWLQHGCRSFDRKLVEEGIGRTILTLPLEDQQSILLSWVGSFLKTGDSCPNLQRAFEVWWRRTFIRPYIENQGNVVSDCSMASKKDE; encoded by the exons ATGGGGGATATTAGGCTTAACAACCGTGTCGATCAAGGCCAAACTAAGATTAAGAATGTTCCTATAGCTGTTACACCTGAAGGTTTTTGGTGTTGTCCTTCACCTGTTGTGTTTCAAAAAAGTCTCATCAAGAATCAAAATCCTTTGAATAAAACTAAACCTTCTTCACCACCGCCGCCGCCGCCGAAGACTAGTGTTCAGAAAAAGGCGGTGCCTGTGGCTGTGACAGTGACTGAGAGAAGAGGTTCTACACATGCTTCATCTAGATTAGTGATTTCTGATGATCAACAATGTAGTATTGATTCAGAAAGGGTATCAGCAGGTACATCTTTGGCTGGTGAGAGAGTTTCTTCTAGACCGAAAATTGAAACTATGCCGAGGAAGGTAGCTATTGAGTTTGGTGAGCCTGGAACTTGTGATATGAAGGTTGTTTTGTTAGGGAAGCAGGGTTTTTCTGTTAAGTTGAGTGTGCATAGGGATGTTTTGATTGAGAAGAGTAGTTTCTTTTCTGAAAAGCTCTCAGAACAATCGGATTTGTCTTGTTTACAAGTCGGGGATTGCGAGGATGTTGAAATTTATGTTGAAACTGTTGGTTTGATGTATTGCAAGGAAATGAAACAGAGGCTCATGAAACAAAATGTTTCTCGCATTCTTCGGATTCTTAAG GTTGCAGAATTCCTTGGCTTCAGCTCATGTATCCAATCATGCTTGGAGTACTTGGAGGCTGTTCCTTGGGTtggagatgaagaagaagaaaaagtggTCTCAACTGTACTACAACTCCAAGGCGAAGGAATCGGGGTCAACCCTGTGTTGAAACGAGTTTCTTCCGACATTTCCAATGTCCCAAAAGACACACTTTCCCTCATTATTGAACTTGTTCTCAAAAGCAATGAGGAAAAAGGTCGCCGAGAGATGAAATCCATAGTTCTCAAGCTCCTCAGGGAGAATAACAGTCTTCCAAGTTACGCGCGATCCAACGATATATGTAATGACATGATATATAGATCATGCAGAAGCTGTGTGGACTCATTGTTATCTCTTTTCAAGCAGGTTGCAGAACCATCCTTTGCAGAGAAACCAAGCAACGAAAGAGATTCTGTAGTAAAGCATATAGCTCTTGAAGCCGATAACATTTCCTGGTTGCTCGATATTTTAATTGACAAACAAGCAGCTGATGAATTTGCACTAATATGGGCAAACCAGCATGAATTAGCTTCCTTACACGCAAAGCTGCCTATCGTATCTCGCTATCACGTTAGCTGCATTTCAGGAAGACTATACGTCGGGATTGGTAGAGGAGAGTTGTTGCCGTCAAAGGAAACACGGCAGTTGTTGTTACAGACGTGGCTGCAGCCACTAATGAACGACTACAATTGGTTACAGCATGGATGCAGGTCGTTCGATAGGAAACTTGTGGAGGAAGGAATCGGGAGGACAATTCTCACCTTGCCTTTGGAAGATCAACAAAGTATTTTGCTTTCTTGGGTTGGAAGTTTCTTGAAAACTGGTGATAGTTGTCCTAATCTTCAAAGAGCTTTTGAGGTTTGGTGGCGCAGAACTTTCATTAGGCCGTACATCGAAAATCAAGGTAATGTTGTGTCAGATTGTTCAATGGCGTCGAAGAAGGACGAATAA